Proteins encoded within one genomic window of Rhipicephalus microplus isolate Deutch F79 unplaced genomic scaffold, USDA_Rmic scaffold_16, whole genome shotgun sequence:
- the LOC119166677 gene encoding uncharacterized protein LOC119166677 isoform X2, with protein MPGTPHLAVIKSPADVPVAVSNEVAPKDKILSPVQRLMGRQTRTLLPVPTSHLEPRTIPPKVVQGRLQEIRQRQRTYYNRGSRTLPPVKPGQQVTVYDTNQRTWAPAVFIRPFGETHSAIVKTEDGRELRRTREHLRLLEPQPESNQPEASLVPPNGASSTAPTELRRSTRQRCEPCRYPLPERR; from the exons ATGCCAGGAACACCTCATCTAGCTGTCATTA agagccccgcagatgttcctgtcgctgtgtccaatgaagtggccccaaaagacaaaatattg TCCCCTGTGCAGAGGCTGATGGGACGCCAGACTAGAACTCTGCTACCGGTGCCTACCAGCCATTTGGAACCGAGGACCATTCCACCGAAAGTGGTACAGGGCCGCCTTCAAGAAATACGGCAACGACAGAGGACCTACTACAACCGCGGTAGCAGAACACTACCGCCTGTGAAGCCAGGCCAGCAGGTCACCGTATATGATACAAACCAGCGGACCTGGGCGCCTGCAGTCTTCATCAGACCGTTCGGGGAAACCCACTCGGCCATCGTTAAAACAGAAGACGGCCGGGAACTTCGGCGCACAAGAGAGCATCTCCGCTTGCTAGAACCGCAACCAGAATCAAACCAGCCAGAAGCGAGCCTTGTCCCTCCAAACGGGGCGTCCTCAACGGCCCCTACAGAACTACGGCGAAGCACAAGGCAACGATGCGAGCCCTGTCGGTACCCTCTACCTGAGAGGCGCTAA
- the LOC119166677 gene encoding uncharacterized protein LOC119166677 isoform X1 codes for MPGTPHLAVITSARALQDLLQATNEDSTLSKLREYASTAWPLHKQDVPEPLRTYWEYRDEIHEQDGLVFRSNKSPVQRLMGRQTRTLLPVPTSHLEPRTIPPKVVQGRLQEIRQRQRTYYNRGSRTLPPVKPGQQVTVYDTNQRTWAPAVFIRPFGETHSAIVKTEDGRELRRTREHLRLLEPQPESNQPEASLVPPNGASSTAPTELRRSTRQRCEPCRYPLPERR; via the exons ATGCCAGGAACACCTCATCTAGCTGTCATTA CCTCTGCACGCGCGCTGCAAGACTTGCTTCAAGCCACCAATGAGGACTCGACCCTGAGCAAGCTCCGCGAATACGCAAGTACAGCATGGCCGCTTCACAAGCAAGACGTCCCCGAGCCACTTCGGACGTACTGGGAGTACCGGGACGAGATACACGAACAGGACGGCCTCGTATTCCGGAGTAACAAG TCCCCTGTGCAGAGGCTGATGGGACGCCAGACTAGAACTCTGCTACCGGTGCCTACCAGCCATTTGGAACCGAGGACCATTCCACCGAAAGTGGTACAGGGCCGCCTTCAAGAAATACGGCAACGACAGAGGACCTACTACAACCGCGGTAGCAGAACACTACCGCCTGTGAAGCCAGGCCAGCAGGTCACCGTATATGATACAAACCAGCGGACCTGGGCGCCTGCAGTCTTCATCAGACCGTTCGGGGAAACCCACTCGGCCATCGTTAAAACAGAAGACGGCCGGGAACTTCGGCGCACAAGAGAGCATCTCCGCTTGCTAGAACCGCAACCAGAATCAAACCAGCCAGAAGCGAGCCTTGTCCCTCCAAACGGGGCGTCCTCAACGGCCCCTACAGAACTACGGCGAAGCACAAGGCAACGATGCGAGCCCTGTCGGTACCCTCTACCTGAGAGGCGCTAA